A single genomic interval of Streptomyces sp. BA2 harbors:
- a CDS encoding SDR family oxidoreductase — translation MTAISPCELALADAGADVAVLARDGSRNAAVVREIQTRGVRATHREVDLTVKDDLQQALDGAVEELGALDVLVNNAGVCVHTSSMEADETAWRRVFDLNVDAVWRCATVAARHMAARSGGCIVNIGSIAGQVALRPQAQAAYDASKAAVHQLTRSLAVEWAPAGIRVNALAPGYVRTEMAAVDEPRLRRRWIDDVPQQRCALPEEIAPALVFLASEASAFMTGQVIFLDGGYTAV, via the coding sequence GTGACAGCGATCAGCCCCTGCGAGCTTGCCCTGGCCGATGCCGGGGCGGACGTCGCGGTGCTCGCCCGCGATGGGAGCCGCAACGCGGCAGTGGTCCGGGAAATCCAGACACGTGGCGTCCGCGCGACGCACCGGGAGGTCGACCTGACCGTGAAGGACGACCTGCAACAGGCCCTGGACGGCGCGGTCGAAGAGCTCGGAGCCCTCGATGTGCTGGTGAACAACGCCGGAGTGTGCGTGCACACCTCTTCGATGGAAGCCGACGAGACAGCGTGGCGCAGGGTGTTCGACCTCAATGTTGACGCCGTGTGGCGGTGCGCCACGGTTGCCGCCCGTCACATGGCGGCCCGCTCCGGCGGCTGCATCGTCAACATCGGCTCGATCGCCGGGCAGGTGGCCCTGCGCCCCCAGGCGCAGGCCGCCTACGACGCCTCGAAGGCGGCGGTGCATCAGCTCACCCGGTCCCTCGCGGTGGAGTGGGCCCCCGCCGGAATCCGGGTCAACGCGCTGGCCCCCGGCTATGTGCGTACCGAGATGGCCGCTGTCGATGAGCCGCGGCTTCGGCGCCGGTGGATCGATGACGTTCCGCAGCAGCGTTGCGCGCTGCCGGAGGAGATCGCCCCCGCGCTGGTGTTCCTCGCCAGCGAAGCGTCTGCCTTCATGACCGGGCAGGTCATCTTTCTCGACGGCGGCTACACCGCGGTGTGA